Proteins encoded by one window of Aliivibrio wodanis:
- the rbsB gene encoding D-ribose-binding periplasmic protein precursor RbsB: MKKLATLISAALLSASFTSTAAAQDTMAMVVSTLNNPFFVTMKEGAEAKAKDLGYKLIVLDSQNDPSKELSNIEDLTVRGVKAILINPTDSDAVSNAIRMANRSGIPVLTLDRGASRGDVVSHIASDNVAGGEMAGKYIMEKVGEKARVIQLEGIAGTSAARERGEGFMKTVNSGGLELLGSQPADFDRTKGLNVMENMIAANPDVQAVFAQNDEMALGALRAVQASGKDVLIVGFDGTEDGIAAVNRGLLGATIAQQPDLIGALGVETAVKVLKGETVEKYIPVDLKVIAK; encoded by the coding sequence GTCGTTTCTACGTTGAACAACCCATTTTTTGTGACCATGAAAGAAGGTGCTGAAGCAAAAGCAAAAGACCTAGGCTACAAACTGATTGTTCTGGATTCTCAAAATGATCCGAGTAAAGAGCTTTCAAACATTGAAGATCTTACGGTTCGTGGCGTAAAAGCAATCCTAATTAACCCAACAGATTCTGATGCGGTTTCAAATGCGATTCGTATGGCTAACCGTTCTGGCATCCCAGTATTAACTCTTGACCGTGGTGCAAGCCGTGGTGATGTTGTAAGTCACATTGCATCAGATAACGTTGCCGGTGGTGAAATGGCGGGTAAATACATCATGGAAAAAGTGGGCGAAAAAGCGCGCGTTATCCAACTTGAAGGTATTGCAGGGACATCAGCTGCGCGTGAGCGTGGTGAAGGTTTCATGAAAACAGTAAACAGCGGTGGTCTTGAACTACTAGGTAGCCAACCAGCTGATTTTGACCGTACTAAAGGTCTTAACGTAATGGAAAACATGATTGCAGCAAACCCTGATGTTCAAGCGGTATTTGCTCAAAATGATGAAATGGCGTTAGGTGCTCTACGTGCAGTTCAAGCATCAGGTAAAGACGTATTAATCGTCGGTTTTGATGGCACAGAAGATGGTATTGCAGCGGTTAATCGTGGTCTACTTGGCGCAACTATCGCACAACAACCAGACCTAATTGGTGCTCTTGGTGTTGAAACTGCCGTTAAAGTACTAAAAGGTGAAACAGTAGAAAAATACATTCCTGTTGATCTAAAAGTTATCGCTAAGTAA